The window GATACCATCGAAGCGTTTGGATATGTGACATTTCAAACTGGGAATTAAATGTGACTCGCCATTGGTAACAACAGGGAAGCTGGCTACCAGTCGCTCCTTCGGTACTCGTTCCACACCTGACGGTACTGTTCGATGGTCTGTCGGGCGATGCGCTTCCAGTTGTACATGGTCTTCACGCGCCGGTATGCCTCTTTCACCATCTCCTGCGCGCGGTCGGGGTTTTGCAACACTTCGAGGATGCCCCACGCGAGGCTATCCGAGTTGTTCAGCCAGGTGACGATGCCCGTCACGTTGTGCTCGACCACCTCTTTCAGTCCGCCTGCGTCGGAGGCTACAACGGGAATACGCGCTGCCATCGCCTCTAACGCCACAATGCCAAACGGCTCGTACAGGCTGGGGAACACCGCGACGTCGGCGATGCGGTAGATGCGCAACAGCACATCGTCGGGCACGAAGCCCGTGAAATACACATGCGGGGCGATACCCAGCCAGTTCGCCAGCTGCACAAGGTGGTCGCGATATCCCCCGCCCACAATCAGCAGCTTCACTTTCGGATACACCACGCGCACTTTGGGCAACGCTTCCAGCAGGATATGCGCCCCTTTCTCGCGCACCATCCTGCCGACAAAGAAGAGAATCTTTTCGTCAGGGGCAGCGTAGTTGTGGCGGAAGGCTTGCCTCTCGGCTTCATCAAACTTGAACTCAAACTTGGTGGTGTCCACGCCGTTCGGAATCACCACAATCTTATCCGATGGTGTTTGCAGGGCAAATTCCACCTCGCCTTTCATATACCAGGAACAGCATATCACACGCCATGCCTCGTAGCTGAGCTGCCACTCCACGCTGGCGATATAGCGCTGCAGGTCGTTATGCAGTCCGTTATTCCTTCCGTACTCGGTGGCGTGGATGGTGGCGATGAGCGGCAGGCGATAGGCGTGCTTCAGGTAAGCACCACTGTAGTGCGCCAGCCAGTCGTGCGCATGCAAAAGCACTCCGTCAGCAAAGGGGCGCGCCTTGAAGGGCTTGTCCTCCTGCAGCCAGCTGTTCAACAGTTCCTCCGCTTTCGCCTGCATCGACCGGTTGAGCAGCTGAACCCAGTGCACAAAGTCGTTGGCGTGTTCGGTGACCGGCACCCGGTGCACGTGCAGCAGGTCATGTTGCCGTTCGTAGGCAGGCGCACCGGGGAACTCGGCGGTGATGACATGCACCTCTACGTCTTCTTCCGCCAGTGCGTGCCCCAGCTCGTACACATGCCGCGCGATGCCTCCGACTATCTTCGGAGGATATTCCCACGAGAGCATGATAATGCGCATTCTTTTCGTTGAACCTCCCGCTTAGAATCGTCCGTCCCTGACCTCATAGTGCGTGGGCTTGTTCAGGGTCGGAAGTCCCTGCATCACCCAGTGCGCCACCCACTGGATGACAGTATCTACCGTCACCGCTGGATAGCCGAACAGGCGGTGCGCTTTGCTCGCGTTGCTGAGAAGAGCGGTATCTGCCTCTGCCCCTTCAAAGCGCGGTTGCTTGCCCATCAAATCGCCCAGTCGCCCTGCCAGATAACGGATGGAGAGCGTTTCGGGACCGGTAGCGTTCAGCACCAGCGGCGGCGACTGCGCCAGCGACAGACACCGCAACGCCCACGCACAGGCGTCGCCCTGCCATACCACGTTCACACAGCCCATCGCCAGCGAAACAGGCTCGCCCGCCCATACCTTCTGCGCCACATCTAAAATGATGCCGTAGCGCAACTCCACCGCATAATTCAGGCGATAAATGACCGCCGGCGTGCCATAGCGTCCGGAAAAGTACTGGAACACCCGCTCTCTGCCCAGCGCAGATTGCGCATACTCGCCGATGGGTTCAGGAGGAGTCTCTTCGGTCGCGCCGCCACCTGTCACCGGCACCAGTGGGTACACGTTGCCGGTAGAAAATACCACGATTCGCGACTGGCGATACCGGCTCGCCACGTAAGCGGGCGCGACAGTGTTCATCGCCCACGTGAGCGGCTCCGCGCCGGTGGTACCGAACTTCATCCCCGCCATGAACACCACGTTGGGGGCATCGGGCAGTCGCTGCACCGCTTCCGCGTCCAGCAGGTCACAGGCGATGGTCTGTATCCCAGCCTGTTCCAGCTGGTTGCGCATCTCCGGTTGCGAAAAGCGGGCAACACCGATGACCCTCGCGGTATTGCCCGCCTCGTCCATCGCGCGACGCGCCATGCGTGCCAGCGTCGGGCCCATCTTTCCAGCCACACCCAGTACCAGCAGGTCGCCCTGTAACTCGCGGAAAAGCTGCACCACCTCCGGTGTGGGGCGAGAAAGACGTTCTTCCAGCTCGTCTATGCTGTGGATAGGCGGTTGCGACATGCTTGCTTTGCCTGCTATCGTGAGATTGCTCCTCCGTTTGCGATACGGTTCCTTCTTAACCTGCGTGCTCCTTCAGCCAGCCGTAGCACTTCGCATAGCCGACCCCACCTGCCGCCTCGGGACCTTCGTATTCCGCACAGTAAACGCCGCTGTAGCCAGCCTGTTTCAGGCAGTTCAGGGCGTACAGGAGGTCTATCTCGCCATCGCCCAGCGCCGCACCGCGATACTCTGCGAAACTGCCAAAGCCATCCTTGAAGTGCGTGTGCTTCACATACGGAGCCATCAGCTCGTAGATGCGTTTGCACACCTGCAGGTCGTGTCCGTACCAGCGGTAGTTCATCGTGTCCAGATTGGTGCCGATGAGCGGGTGGTTGACGCGCTGCAACAGCATATACAGGATGGTGTAGTCGTTGGTGATGTAACCGTGATTGTCGATTGCCAGCGCGACGCCCATCTTGTCCACGAAATCGAGACATCGCTGGAAGCATTCGGTCAGCGCGTCCAGCCACTTCTGGCGGGGAACGCTCTCTTTGGGCGCGCCGCCTTCACTGCGTACCACCGCCTCCTCGCTCAGGATGCGTGTGAGCCCACAGATACGCTTCATGCGCTCCACCTGATAGCGGATGGCTTCCTCGTCGGTTTGCAGGAAGTCGTTGCCCGCCGCCAGCGCGGATACCTTCAGCCCGTACGACTCCACCAGCTTGCGCACCCGCTCGGCGTTGGCTTCCGGGTTGTCGACGTCGGGTGTCCACACATCGTTGATTTGCAGCTCCACATATTGATAGCCCGTCTCCGCCGCGAATCGCAGAAACTCTTCGAACGAAAAGCCGGGCCAGTTATAGTGAATCACGCCGATTTTCGCCACTGTATTCCTCCTTCTGAGAATGGATGAGTTACTGTTTTGCCTCGATGCCCTGCGCTTCCTGTTTGCGCTGTTCGAACATCTTCTTGTAATCCTCCAGCGAGATGTAGCGCGAGGGGTCTTTGAACTTTGTTCTGTCCAGCACCACGATGTCCAGCCCCGAGTTCACGAAGCCTTTCTCATCCGCCTGCGGGATGCCTTTCCCCTGGGCGAGGTTATACAACATCTCCACGCTCTTCGCGCCCCAGTCGAACACCTTTTGCCCGATGCACACCTGCACATAGCCTTTCTCAATCCAGGTCCAGGGGTTACCCTCCAGCGGGTCTACCGCCACCACTTTGGTCACGCCTGGCTGGATACCGTTCAGCCCGGTTTTGGTGAACAGCGGCCATCCGCCTACCATCGCCCAGCCGGCAAGGTCGGGATGTTGCTGCATCACGCTGTTGATGAGCGACTCGGCGCGGGTGGCGTCGTCGTTGCAGTAGACGGTGGTCACGATACGGATGTCGGGGTATGCCTTCAGCGCGTCCTGCACGCCTTGAATGCGCATGGTGAGGTTCTGTGCTCCCTGCACGCCCGACAGGATAGCCACCTTGCCCTTGCCGTCGATGAGTTTCGCCAGCTCCTCGCCCATCGTTTTGCCCGCCTCATAGTCATCCATGCCGAAGAACGCCTGCCGTTTGCTCTTCGGCGAATCGCTATCCCACGTGACCACCGGAATACCCTGTTCCACCGCCCTGTCGATGACACGGCGCATAATCTCGGCGTTCACG is drawn from Bacillota bacterium and contains these coding sequences:
- a CDS encoding sugar-binding protein, yielding MRCYILGLILAVVMVGCSRKESTSPATSTQTGNAQRTFRFAIIPKQLDNPVFNYAKMGALGAAAKLGNVEIYWNAPETNDEAKQAQIFETYVRQKVDGIAVSCVNAEIMRRVIDRAVEQGIPVVTWDSDSPKSKRQAFFGMDDYEAGKTMGEELAKLIDGKGKVAILSGVQGAQNLTMRIQGVQDALKAYPDIRIVTTVYCNDDATRAESLINSVMQQHPDLAGWAMVGGWPLFTKTGLNGIQPGVTKVVAVDPLEGNPWTWIEKGYVQVCIGQKVFDWGAKSVEMLYNLAQGKGIPQADEKGFVNSGLDIVVLDRTKFKDPSRYISLEDYKKMFEQRKQEAQGIEAKQ
- a CDS encoding NAD(P)-dependent oxidoreductase; its protein translation is MHSIDELEERLSRPTPEVVQLFRELQGDLLVLGVAGKMGPTLARMARRAMDEAGNTARVIGVARFSQPEMRNQLEQAGIQTIACDLLDAEAVQRLPDAPNVVFMAGMKFGTTGAEPLTWAMNTVAPAYVASRYRQSRIVVFSTGNVYPLVPVTGGGATEETPPEPIGEYAQSALGRERVFQYFSGRYGTPAVIYRLNYAVELRYGIILDVAQKVWAGEPVSLAMGCVNVVWQGDACAWALRCLSLAQSPPLVLNATGPETLSIRYLAGRLGDLMGKQPRFEGAEADTALLSNASKAHRLFGYPAVTVDTVIQWVAHWVMQGLPTLNKPTHYEVRDGRF
- a CDS encoding glycosyltransferase family 4 protein, with the translated sequence MRIIMLSWEYPPKIVGGIARHVYELGHALAEEDVEVHVITAEFPGAPAYERQHDLLHVHRVPVTEHANDFVHWVQLLNRSMQAKAEELLNSWLQEDKPFKARPFADGVLLHAHDWLAHYSGAYLKHAYRLPLIATIHATEYGRNNGLHNDLQRYIASVEWQLSYEAWRVICCSWYMKGEVEFALQTPSDKIVVIPNGVDTTKFEFKFDEAERQAFRHNYAAPDEKILFFVGRMVREKGAHILLEALPKVRVVYPKVKLLIVGGGYRDHLVQLANWLGIAPHVYFTGFVPDDVLLRIYRIADVAVFPSLYEPFGIVALEAMAARIPVVASDAGGLKEVVEHNVTGIVTWLNNSDSLAWGILEVLQNPDRAQEMVKEAYRRVKTMYNWKRIARQTIEQYRQVWNEYRRSDW
- a CDS encoding sugar phosphate isomerase/epimerase is translated as MAKIGVIHYNWPGFSFEEFLRFAAETGYQYVELQINDVWTPDVDNPEANAERVRKLVESYGLKVSALAAGNDFLQTDEEAIRYQVERMKRICGLTRILSEEAVVRSEGGAPKESVPRQKWLDALTECFQRCLDFVDKMGVALAIDNHGYITNDYTILYMLLQRVNHPLIGTNLDTMNYRWYGHDLQVCKRIYELMAPYVKHTHFKDGFGSFAEYRGAALGDGEIDLLYALNCLKQAGYSGVYCAEYEGPEAAGGVGYAKCYGWLKEHAG